A DNA window from Ranitomeya imitator isolate aRanImi1 chromosome 2, aRanImi1.pri, whole genome shotgun sequence contains the following coding sequences:
- the RNF222 gene encoding RING finger protein 222, whose product MSGEEIGKETPTNECPVCYERLQNPNVSERRLSCGHSFCHDCLVKYLMTAKKEGSIKKNIVCPLCRYVTFLSKRGLILPPNTGELNQILEVPHSLSCLTHSTIVGNPNTLVIPIPETTGPHSSQDPCRCTCSDDTNPDLIGHNCGSQVFIISDQGQLMESSEDIVTTNTETHRVDARANCCRSPSLIMILLLIFLVAVLAAVLPWILLVKKT is encoded by the coding sequence ATGTCAGGTGAAGAAATTGGCAAGGAGACTCCCACAAACGAGTGTCCTGTGTGCTATGAACGTCTACAGAACCCCAATGTCTCGGAGCGGAGGTTGAGTTGTGGTCATTCCTTCTGCCACGATTGCCTGGTGAAGTATCTCATGACTGCCAAAAAAGAGGGTTCAATAAAGAAGAATATTGTATGCCCGCTGTGCCGCTATGTGACATTCCTCAGCAAGAGGGGACTTATTTTGCCACCAAACACTGGAGAACTCAATCAGATTTTAGAGGTTCCTCACAGTCTTTCCTGTCTTACACATTCTACCATAGTAGGGAACCCTAACACATTGGTCATACCCATTCCTGAAACCACCGGACCACATAGTTCTCAAGACCCATGCAGGTGTACATGTTCTGATGATACCAACCCAGATCTAATAGGTCATAATTGTGGCTCTCAAGTTTTTATCATCAGTGATCAAGGCCAGCTCATGGAGAGCAGTGAGGACATTGTCACTACTAACACTGAAACCCACCGTGTCGATGCCCGGGCGAATTGTTGTCGTTCTCCATCTTTAATAATGATCCTATTATTGATATTTCTCGTGGCTGTCTTGGCGGCAGTACTTCCATGGATATTGTTGGTAAAAAAAACATGA